The genomic window GTCTTTGCCGAGAACGCCCTTAACCGCGAATATCTCAACGAAGTTATCCCGGCGATTGAATTTGGCGGTTCCTTCATCTCTCCGGGCGCGCGGCGTCTGGTCGGGGTGGAAGTGGGATATCGTTTCTGATCCCCTTCCCACACAAGAGCGCTTCGAGCGTCGCTGAAAATGGGCAGGTCTTGGTCAACAAGGTCTGCCCTTTTCTTTTGTCTGGTGTAAAAGGCCCCGCAAGAGCGCAATCAAGCTGACACACTGACATCGCACAAAAGCGATCAGCTTAATCACTATGGAACCGACCACTGATGACAGACACCCGATCACGGCGCCTTGAACTGAGCCGTCGCTTTGCCCTTAAAACCTTTGGCGCATCGGCCATCACCGGACTTTCTTTGCTGGGCGCGAGCGGCGCGATTGCCTCGCCTGTGTTCCGGCAATATCCGTTTCAACTGGGCATCGCGTCCGGGGAGCCGGAGGCGGATGGCTTTGTGATCTGGACCCGCCTTGCCCCAGACCCGCTGGAGGCGGGCTATGGAATGTTGCCAGCCCCCGTCGAAGTGCGCTGGGAAGTGGCGAGCGATGAGCGGATGCAGAACAAGGTCGCCGAAGGCACAGCCATTGCACGGCCAGAAATTGGCCATGCAGTCCACGTTGAGGTCGCTGGGCTGGAGGCGAACCGTCCCTATTTCTACCGCTTTTATTCAGGGCGCGAGAGGAGCGGCATTGGCCGCGCAAAGACCACGCCAGCGCTGGGCCAACCGATTGATAAACTGCGCTTTGGCGTCGCGGGCTGCCAGAGTTACGAAGAAGGCTATTACACCGCGCACCGCTATCTCGCAGGCGAAGAGGCAGACTTCATCTTCTGCTATGGCGACTATATTTACGAATATCGCGGCGACCGAATTCGCGCGCAATGGAATGGCGACGTTTCTGAAAACGTGCGCACGCATATCGGTCAGGAAATCCACACGATCGAGGATTATCGCCGCCGTTATGCGCAGTACAAAATGGACCCCGACCTTCAGGCAGCACACGCTTCTGCCCCGTGGTTCGTCGTCTGGGACGACCATGAGATCGACAACAATTGGGTAAGCGATATCGATCAGGATGGCACCCCTGCGAGCATATTCGCCCTGCGCCAGCAGATGGCAATGCAGGCCTATTATGAACATATGCCGCTTCGCCCCTCCTCCATGCCGCTGGGCAACCGGATGCAGATTTACCGTCAACAACGCTTTGGCGACTTGCTTGACCTCAACCTTCTCGACACGCGCCAATATCGCAGCGATCAACCCTGCGATGACCGCTGGGCGCAATATTGCGACGGAGTGGATGATCGCAATGCGCAGGTGCTTGGCCGCGAGCAGGAGGACTGGCTGTTCGACAAGCTCAAGTCGTCAAAGGCGCAGTGGCAGGTCCTCGCACAACAGATCATGATGATGGACCTTGACCGCCGCATTGGCGAAGGTGAGGGCCGCAATCTGGATAGCTGGGGCGGCTATGAGACGCCGCGCGACCGTGTTCTGGCCAAGGTTCAAGACCTTGGCAAAGACAGCGTTATTGTGCTGACGGGGGATGAGCACCAGAATTACGCGGGCGAGCTTTACCTTGATGGGCAACGCCCCAGTCCAAAACCGATTGCAACCGAGTTTGTCTCAACCTCAATCACGTCAGGCGGAGACGGCGTGGACGTGCGTTCGGACACCGCTTTGATCCAGAAAGAAAACGAGTGCCTGAAATGGCACAATGCCCAACGCGGCTACGTCATGTGCGATGTGACGCACGAGCAATGGACGACCGAGTTCAAAACGATGGACTATGTCTCAAAGCGCGGCGGTGCGATCAAAACCCGCAAACGCATGGCCGTGGCAGCGGGTCAGCCGGGGTCATTGGCTGAGGCGTAAAGCTGACGCGCGCAGACTTCAAAAAAAGGGGCGGGCGAGGTCACCTCATCCGCCCCTTTTTTTCATACGCATAATCAGCACTTAGCCCGAATAGTTTGGAACCCCGCTGCCGGGGGTATAGGGCGCGCCCATCCCTGCCAGTTCATCTTCAAGCGCCTCAACCCGAAGCTCCACATCACGAAGCTGGCCAAGCACCTCCTCGAACTCACTCTTGGCGATTTCAAACGCGGTCTTGTCCGAACCTGTCACTGGCGACTGGTGGCTCCAGCCCCAACCCCGGATTTGCCCGATACGCTGGTTGATTGAGAACGGTGCCGGCTCATCGCGGCCAGAGACAGTCCGGTCGCCGAACAGCGCCATATCAGCGTTGTCGAGCAGGCTTTCGATCTGTTGAAGCGAACTGCGCTGTGCATCGTTTGGCTCGGGCAGAGCCTCCACGGCGACTTTCATCAAAGCAATGCGGTTACGCAGTTCACGTGAGGCCGCGCTTGCGCCGGAAACGGCTTTGGAAAGCTGCGCGGTCTCGTTCTGGAAAGCCAGAACAGCTGCGCGGTCGTCCGCCAGTTCAGGGCTATTGTCGAGCTCCTTGACGGTGAAGCTCTGCGGCGTTCCAAGTGGCGTCACCACCCCGTTCACGCGCTTGCCCATCTGGACGGTGTACTCGCCCGGAAGCACCAGCGGACCGCGCGGCGCGCCGCCGAAAATGCTCACTTCGGCAGGCGTCAAGCGCGCGGGGTCAGGCGCAGGATAGCGCAAATCCCATGCGACGCGATGCAGCCCCTTGGTGTGCGGGCCCGTCATGCGGCGCACGATGTTGCCCTCAGTATCCGTGATCGTGAAAACAATCGCAGGCGCATCCTCGCGGTCTTCTGCACGAAGCGCCTCCCACGATGGGTACGGCGTATCGCCGCCGGTCTTCTCAATCGCGCGCTCGGCTTTGCGACGGGCCTGCGCGCGTGTCTCAAGACCATCACGCAGCGTATAGGTGAAGACCGCGCCATAGGGGGGATTTTCCGCATACCAGAAGTTGTCGCCATTCGACGCCTGCGCGCCGCCATAGCCGCCCCAAAGGTCGCCTTCGATATACATCCATGGGTCACGCACTGGGAAGAGCGTCGCCTCGTTTGACGCGACTGCAGAGGCGCTTGTGCGAAGGGCCGAATAATCATCGAGGATATAAACGCCGCGCCCGAAGGTGCCGACGACAAGGTCGTTCTCGCGCCGCTGGATCTCAATATCGCGAACGTCGATCGTGGGGAAACCGGCCTTCAATTGCTGCCAGCTGCCCCCGCCGTTCTGCGTGTAGAACAGGCCGAACTCGGTGCCCACAAACAAAAGGTTGGGGTCAACATGATCCTCAGCAATGGTGTGGACCGAGCCTTTTGCGGGCAGGTTCCCCGCAATCGAAGTCCATGTCCTGCCCCGGTCGCTCGTGCGATAGACGTAAGGCTTATCATCGCCGCGTTTGTGGTTGTCGAATACGGCATAGGCGACACCCGCATCGTGCACGGAAGCAATGATGTCTTCGACCAGCGTCATATCCGGCACGCCGCGCACGCTCGTCAGCCTGCGCCAGTTTGCGCCATTATTCTCGGTGACAGAAATCACGCCGTCATCGGTGCCGACATAGATCAGGCCTTCAACCAGAGGGCTTTCCGACAAAGCAATTGCAGCGCCATAGATCGAGGTGGAATCGTTCTTTGCAATCGCATCGACGCTCCACACGCGGCCCATGACTTCGAGCGCGTTGCGGTCAATCTGCCGGGTCAGGTCGGGACTGATCTTCTCCCACGAATTGCCGCGATCGTTGGAGGCAAAGAGATACTCAGCCGCATAGTAAATCCGGTCGGGATTGTGCGGGCTGATCAAGAGCGGCGTGTTCCAGTTCCACTTGTAAGCGGGCTCGCCTGCTTCAGGTTGCGGGGTCAGGAACACCCGCTCCTGCGTGCGGCGGTCATAGCGCGCCAGGCCGCCATATTGGTACTGCGTATAGACGATATTGGGATCGCGCGGGTCGATTTGTGGCTTATAGCCGTCCCCGCCCAGCACGATGTGCCAATCGGAATTGGTGATGCCGTGGACTAGCGTGGTGCGCGAAGGACCGCACAGCGAGTTGTTGTCCTGCGTCCCCCCGCAAACATTGTAGAATGGCGAGGCATTGTCCGGCTGCACGCGGTAGAACTGCACAATCGGCAAGTTCTGGAAATGCCGCCATTTCTGACCACCGTCCCATGTCTCATAAACCCCGCCATCGCCGCCGATGATCATGTGAGAGGTGTTGCTATCATCAATCCACAGAGCGTGGTCATCAACGTGGCGCGTCGCATTGCTCATGTCCGAAAACGTCTTGCCGCCATCGGTTGAGCGCTTGGAGAATGTGTCGAGCGAATAAAGAACATCGGGGTTCTTCGGGTCGACCACGATCTCATTATAATATTGCGGGCTGGTGGTCATGTGGCTGGAACGCTTTTCCCAGCTTTGCCCGAAATCGGTCGAGCGATAGACACCCTTTTCATCGTCTTGTGCTTCGATGATGGCGTAGATCATGTCCGGCTCAGACGGCGCCATGGCAAGGCCGATGCGGCCCATGTCGTCCTTGCGCGGCAAGCCTGCAGAAACCTTGGTCCAGTTCTCGCCGCCATCACTCGTGCGGTGAATACCGGAGCCCGGACCGCCGTTGATAAGCACCCAGACATGGCGGCGGCGCTGATAGGAGCTTGCAGTGATAAGGTTGTAATTGTCCGGGTGGACAACAAATTCATTGATGCCGGTATGCTCGTCAATCTCAAGGATCAGCTCCCAGCTCGCCCCCCCATCAGTCGTCTTGTAAAGCCCGCGATCACCGCCCGCCGACCACAGCGGACCTTGGGCTGCGACCAGAACGTGGTTCGCATCCTCAGGATTGATCCAGATTTGCGAGATGTGGCCAGAATTTTTAAGGCCCATATTTGTCCACGACTTGCCGCCATCGGTGGATTTGTAAACGCCATCACCAAAGGCGACCGAGCGCTGCGCATTGTTTTCGCCGGTGCCGACCCAGATGGTGTTCTCATCAGACGGCGCGATTTCAACCACGCCGATGGAGTAGGATCCTTCGCGATCAAAAATCGGCGTCCATGTGGTGCCAGCATCCTTGGTCATCCAAAGCCCGCCGGATGCCGTTGCAACAAGATAGTGATGCGATCCACCTGAAAAGACGGCAAAATCCGAAATTCGCCCTGAAACATAGCCCGGCCCGATCAAGCGCAAAGGCAGCGAGGAAAGCGCGCTTTTCCCGTCATCTTGTGCCATCGCAGGGGCGCTCAGGCCTAAGCCCAGTACCAGTGCGACCAACGCGAAAAAGCGGGCGGTTGATTGGACGAAATTTCTCATGGCCTGAGCCTTTCCCCTGCTACGACTCTTCTCAGCTTCGGACCTTAGACAAGAAATGAAATTTCGCAACGCAGGGCAAATCGTGCGCGAGGATTTGGGATTCTATATGAGCCAGTCGCTTCGCGCTTGACCATGGCCCCGCGCTAGTTGAACGAGGAGCCGACCGATATAAGAGGCGCGCAAATGACAGATGGTTTGGATGAAAACTACGCGAAGGCCTATGGCGGGACGGCAGGTTTTGGAAAATCGCCAGCGCTGGTGATGATCGACTTTGTTCAAGGCTATTTCGATCAAGCGTGCGACCTGTACTCCGATGTCGATGACGCGCTCGCCTCCGCTTTGCGGGTGCGCGAGGCGGCCCACGCAGCGGGTATCCCGGTGATCCTCACCAATGTCGTCTATCACCCCAAGGCGATCGACGGCGGGCGCTTTTTCGAAAAAGCCACGCCTTTGCGCTATTTCCTTGAAGGCAACCCGATGGGCGCATGGCCTAAAGGGCTCACGCCAAGGCCTGACGAACTGGTCATTTCCAAACAATACCCCAGCGCCTTTTTCGGAACCTCGCTTGCATCAACGCTCACATCCTTGCGCGTTGACAATGTGATTCTAACCGGCCTCACCACCAGCGGATGCGTGCGCGCGTCTTGTGTTGACGCGATGAGCCATGGCTTCATCACCACCGTCGTGCGCGAGGCGTGCGGCGACAGGCACGATGGCCCGCACGAGGCGAACCTCTTTGATATGCAGGCGAAATACGCCGATGTCGTCTCCGAGGAAGCGATTATCGCGCACCTTAACACTCTGAAAACGTGAATCTTTGCCCCTTTGCCCATCATGCGTAAGGCGACTTGGGATGCAAAATTTGCAAGAGTTTACGTTCGTAAAGAGTAAAGCGCGTCTATAGGCTCACCCACGTTTTCGCGAAGAGAAGGGGGGCCGCGACAATGCCTAAAGGAATGGATGATAAAGCACCCGACCCCGGGATGCTCTGGCTGGCAATCGGGATTGGTGTCTTCTCGGTTCTCGCCTCCTTCATGCTGGCAATTTATTACGCGGGTTCAGAACAGGCCAGCGCGGCCCCTTTAACGGCTGATGCTTCGCCGGAGGTATCAGCACGAGCCTCCCCTTCTGCCGAGCCGATATTGCAAAGCGCGGCTGCTACAACCGACATTGAATAAGCGCGTTGGCGATGCCCTTCGGGTGCTATGCGATGAGGTACTGACCCACGTGCTTCGAGGCGGATTCCAATCACACCCCCCT from Erythrobacter sp. SCSIO 43205 includes these protein-coding regions:
- a CDS encoding alkaline phosphatase — protein: MTDTRSRRLELSRRFALKTFGASAITGLSLLGASGAIASPVFRQYPFQLGIASGEPEADGFVIWTRLAPDPLEAGYGMLPAPVEVRWEVASDERMQNKVAEGTAIARPEIGHAVHVEVAGLEANRPYFYRFYSGRERSGIGRAKTTPALGQPIDKLRFGVAGCQSYEEGYYTAHRYLAGEEADFIFCYGDYIYEYRGDRIRAQWNGDVSENVRTHIGQEIHTIEDYRRRYAQYKMDPDLQAAHASAPWFVVWDDHEIDNNWVSDIDQDGTPASIFALRQQMAMQAYYEHMPLRPSSMPLGNRMQIYRQQRFGDLLDLNLLDTRQYRSDQPCDDRWAQYCDGVDDRNAQVLGREQEDWLFDKLKSSKAQWQVLAQQIMMMDLDRRIGEGEGRNLDSWGGYETPRDRVLAKVQDLGKDSVIVLTGDEHQNYAGELYLDGQRPSPKPIATEFVSTSITSGGDGVDVRSDTALIQKENECLKWHNAQRGYVMCDVTHEQWTTEFKTMDYVSKRGGAIKTRKRMAVAAGQPGSLAEA
- a CDS encoding glycosyl hydrolase encodes the protein MRNFVQSTARFFALVALVLGLGLSAPAMAQDDGKSALSSLPLRLIGPGYVSGRISDFAVFSGGSHHYLVATASGGLWMTKDAGTTWTPIFDREGSYSIGVVEIAPSDENTIWVGTGENNAQRSVAFGDGVYKSTDGGKSWTNMGLKNSGHISQIWINPEDANHVLVAAQGPLWSAGGDRGLYKTTDGGASWELILEIDEHTGINEFVVHPDNYNLITASSYQRRRHVWVLINGGPGSGIHRTSDGGENWTKVSAGLPRKDDMGRIGLAMAPSEPDMIYAIIEAQDDEKGVYRSTDFGQSWEKRSSHMTTSPQYYNEIVVDPKNPDVLYSLDTFSKRSTDGGKTFSDMSNATRHVDDHALWIDDSNTSHMIIGGDGGVYETWDGGQKWRHFQNLPIVQFYRVQPDNASPFYNVCGGTQDNNSLCGPSRTTLVHGITNSDWHIVLGGDGYKPQIDPRDPNIVYTQYQYGGLARYDRRTQERVFLTPQPEAGEPAYKWNWNTPLLISPHNPDRIYYAAEYLFASNDRGNSWEKISPDLTRQIDRNALEVMGRVWSVDAIAKNDSTSIYGAAIALSESPLVEGLIYVGTDDGVISVTENNGANWRRLTSVRGVPDMTLVEDIIASVHDAGVAYAVFDNHKRGDDKPYVYRTSDRGRTWTSIAGNLPAKGSVHTIAEDHVDPNLLFVGTEFGLFYTQNGGGSWQQLKAGFPTIDVRDIEIQRRENDLVVGTFGRGVYILDDYSALRTSASAVASNEATLFPVRDPWMYIEGDLWGGYGGAQASNGDNFWYAENPPYGAVFTYTLRDGLETRAQARRKAERAIEKTGGDTPYPSWEALRAEDREDAPAIVFTITDTEGNIVRRMTGPHTKGLHRVAWDLRYPAPDPARLTPAEVSIFGGAPRGPLVLPGEYTVQMGKRVNGVVTPLGTPQSFTVKELDNSPELADDRAAVLAFQNETAQLSKAVSGASAASRELRNRIALMKVAVEALPEPNDAQRSSLQQIESLLDNADMALFGDRTVSGRDEPAPFSINQRIGQIRGWGWSHQSPVTGSDKTAFEIAKSEFEEVLGQLRDVELRVEALEDELAGMGAPYTPGSGVPNYSG
- a CDS encoding isochorismatase family protein; this encodes MTDGLDENYAKAYGGTAGFGKSPALVMIDFVQGYFDQACDLYSDVDDALASALRVREAAHAAGIPVILTNVVYHPKAIDGGRFFEKATPLRYFLEGNPMGAWPKGLTPRPDELVISKQYPSAFFGTSLASTLTSLRVDNVILTGLTTSGCVRASCVDAMSHGFITTVVREACGDRHDGPHEANLFDMQAKYADVVSEEAIIAHLNTLKT